One genomic window of Gracilinema caldarium DSM 7334 includes the following:
- a CDS encoding adenylate/guanylate cyclase domain-containing protein, with translation MNKKWSSISYIVFFVVSSLCSQELPLAHSGIIDLTSVLFSNNKIIELTGEWAFWWQKKITSETDLQHLHVMPDAWPRIPSYWISGTHGGKQFPAQGYATYRLTVMLPNTQVYGLYIPQMVSSYELYINGTLVGTNGIANTNLKEVMGEFRPEVYFITPEDNKLDIFLFVANRDYRHGGQWKPIVLGTAQAIQNFYNRSVMNELFLFGSIFIIGLYNIAMYLFRPKDRSPLFFGLFCVVVALRVITTGTIALGRLVPLVPWELQIKMELSVFYLGALFFGLFFKELFPKDIPFIGLGIMLSPAVLFSILSMILPLSLFNCLVTPMEITALAGLLFVLICIIVAWVRKRENAGLILAGFIVFTLTAVNDVLYSKNLIHTTYLLPLGLFSFIFLQSLALARIFSKSFTRVEQLSDELTTVNKSMARFVPNEFLTFLNKKSINDIMLGDQVLRSLTILFADIRSFTTLSETMSPQENFNFINAYFNRIGPIIRDNHGFIDKYIGDGIMALFPEQPQDAVQASLAIHGKLNEYNKERLSYGLKPIEIGIGIHTGPVMLGIIGEQMRIESTVISDSVNLASRIESLTRTYNVPILLSGSMKNYMQEAGFQGRLIDTVLVKGKSQPCDIYELLDVYTPKEKIFL, from the coding sequence ATGAATAAAAAATGGTCAAGTATTAGTTATATTGTCTTCTTTGTAGTCAGCTCTCTTTGCTCTCAGGAATTACCGCTGGCCCATTCGGGTATTATTGATCTGACTTCGGTACTGTTTTCTAATAATAAAATCATAGAACTAACGGGAGAATGGGCTTTCTGGTGGCAAAAAAAAATAACAAGTGAAACAGATCTGCAACATCTCCATGTTATGCCCGATGCCTGGCCCCGTATTCCTTCTTATTGGATTAGCGGCACCCATGGAGGAAAACAGTTCCCAGCTCAAGGCTATGCCACCTATCGGCTTACGGTGATGCTTCCCAACACTCAGGTGTATGGGCTCTATATTCCCCAAATGGTCAGTTCTTATGAATTATATATCAATGGGACTCTTGTGGGCACTAATGGTATTGCCAATACCAACTTAAAAGAAGTAATGGGTGAATTCAGACCCGAAGTATATTTTATAACACCAGAAGATAATAAACTTGATATTTTTCTCTTTGTAGCAAACCGCGACTATCGGCATGGAGGACAATGGAAACCGATTGTATTGGGAACAGCCCAGGCTATACAAAATTTTTATAATCGATCAGTAATGAACGAATTATTCCTCTTCGGATCAATATTTATTATTGGATTGTATAACATTGCTATGTATTTATTCAGACCTAAAGACCGGTCTCCCTTATTTTTTGGACTTTTTTGTGTTGTTGTAGCTCTCAGGGTTATTACAACTGGAACGATTGCGTTGGGGCGCCTTGTACCTCTCGTACCGTGGGAGCTCCAAATAAAAATGGAACTCAGTGTGTTTTATCTGGGCGCACTTTTTTTTGGTCTCTTTTTTAAGGAACTTTTCCCTAAGGATATTCCATTTATTGGCCTTGGAATTATGCTAAGTCCGGCTGTTTTATTCTCGATATTATCAATGATATTACCCCTCAGCTTATTTAATTGTCTAGTTACCCCAATGGAAATAACAGCCCTTGCAGGACTTTTATTTGTCTTGATCTGTATTATTGTTGCATGGGTGCGAAAACGAGAAAATGCAGGTCTGATTCTTGCGGGTTTTATTGTATTTACCTTAACAGCAGTTAATGATGTCCTGTATTCAAAGAACCTCATACACACAACTTATTTACTGCCTCTGGGACTTTTTAGTTTTATTTTCCTGCAATCTCTGGCTTTAGCTAGAATATTTTCAAAATCATTTACTCGGGTTGAACAACTTTCTGATGAATTAACAACGGTGAATAAATCGATGGCTCGCTTCGTCCCTAATGAATTTCTGACATTTCTTAATAAAAAAAGCATTAATGATATCATGTTAGGTGACCAGGTTTTACGCTCACTTACTATTCTTTTTGCAGATATCAGATCCTTTACAACCCTCTCAGAAACCATGAGTCCACAAGAAAATTTCAACTTCATTAATGCTTATTTTAATCGTATAGGACCAATAATCAGGGATAATCATGGCTTTATCGATAAATATATAGGCGATGGAATCATGGCTTTATTTCCTGAACAACCGCAGGATGCAGTACAGGCAAGTTTGGCCATCCATGGAAAACTTAATGAATATAATAAAGAACGACTTTCTTATGGGCTGAAACCAATAGAGATTGGTATAGGTATTCATACAGGTCCGGTTATGCTCGGAATTATCGGAGAACAAATGCGTATTGAAAGTACCGTCATTTCCGATTCTGTCAATTTAGCGAGCAGAATTGAATCATTGACCCGAACCTACAATGTTCCCATTTTACTTTCAGGAAGTATGAAAAACTATATGCAGGAGGCTGGTTTTCAAGGCCGGTTAATTGATACGGTATTGGTGAAGGGCAAGTCCCAACCCTGTGATATTTATGAATTATTGGATGTTTACACTCCAAAGGAAAAAATTTTTTTATAG
- a CDS encoding Maf family protein — protein MEPIILASGSLRRQEYFKLLGLPFNIMPSYVDETAPAELSPREHAEHIANRKVKKILEVLEGRLPLWILGADTIISIDNTIFGKPADRQEAYHMLKTFSGRTHEVITAMALYVGREKRIATKAVSSTVRFSHLRDDEIEWYLDTGEWQGVAGGYQIQALAACFISHIEGSYSGIVGLPIHEFYGMLRENGYPYGA, from the coding sequence ATGGAACCAATCATATTAGCTTCTGGATCGCTGAGAAGACAGGAATATTTTAAACTTCTGGGCCTACCCTTTAATATTATGCCCTCCTATGTAGATGAAACGGCTCCAGCAGAATTGTCCCCCCGGGAACATGCAGAACACATAGCCAATCGAAAGGTAAAAAAAATCCTTGAAGTATTGGAAGGAAGACTCCCCTTATGGATACTCGGGGCTGATACCATTATATCCATAGATAATACCATCTTCGGGAAACCAGCAGACCGACAGGAAGCCTATCATATGCTGAAAACTTTTTCTGGCAGGACCCATGAAGTCATTACCGCTATGGCTCTCTATGTGGGAAGAGAAAAACGTATCGCTACTAAGGCTGTTTCGAGTACCGTACGTTTTTCACACTTAAGGGATGATGAGATCGAATGGTATCTGGATACGGGTGAATGGCAGGGTGTTGCCGGAGGTTATCAAATTCAAGCTCTAGCAGCCTGCTTCATTTCTCATATAGAAGGATCCTATAGTGGTATAGTAGGCTTGCCAATTCACGAATTTTATGGCATGTTACGGGAGAATGGTTATCCCTACGGGGCATAA
- the rpsB gene encoding 30S ribosomal protein S2: MAVVTMKSLLESGVHFGHQVKRWDPRMKKYIFAERNGIHIIDLQKTIQAIKDAYEAVRKTVSSGKTVLFVGTKKQAQQAIQKEAERCGMFYVNNRWLGGMLTNFATIKKSLLRLKKLEKMEVDGTFDNLTKKEIAALAKERAKLQKNLGGIKEMKELPGILFVIDTRKEAIAVAEAQRMGIPVVAVVDTNCNPEGIDYPIPGNDDAIRAITLFTQIIANAVIEADNEAGLKIIETLGDEEEGSDDMLTDMSIREEDREIDISSYDGEVPASSEIDEDTDEDELPVDVDRVYDSK, translated from the coding sequence TTGGCAGTAGTTACTATGAAGAGCCTGCTCGAGTCGGGCGTGCACTTCGGCCATCAGGTCAAACGCTGGGATCCTCGGATGAAGAAGTACATCTTCGCCGAACGGAATGGAATTCACATTATTGACCTGCAAAAAACAATCCAGGCAATCAAAGATGCCTATGAAGCGGTTCGAAAAACCGTCAGCTCCGGCAAAACAGTACTCTTTGTCGGAACCAAAAAACAGGCCCAGCAGGCTATTCAGAAGGAAGCTGAACGCTGTGGTATGTTCTATGTCAACAACCGCTGGCTTGGCGGTATGCTTACCAACTTTGCAACCATCAAGAAGTCTCTTCTTCGTCTCAAGAAACTAGAAAAGATGGAAGTTGATGGTACCTTCGACAATCTGACCAAGAAGGAAATCGCTGCTCTTGCAAAAGAACGGGCAAAACTGCAGAAGAACCTGGGCGGTATCAAGGAGATGAAGGAACTTCCGGGCATTCTCTTTGTGATTGATACCCGTAAAGAAGCAATTGCGGTTGCTGAAGCTCAGAGGATGGGTATCCCCGTGGTAGCAGTGGTTGACACCAACTGTAACCCCGAAGGCATCGATTATCCTATCCCCGGTAATGATGACGCAATCCGGGCGATTACCCTCTTTACACAAATTATCGCCAATGCAGTTATTGAAGCGGATAATGAAGCGGGGCTCAAAATCATTGAGACCCTCGGTGACGAAGAAGAAGGCTCTGATGATATGCTTACCGACATGTCCATCCGCGAAGAGGATCGGGAAATTGACATCAGCTCTTATGATGGTGAAGTTCCTGCTTCCAGCGAAATTGATGAGGATACCGATGAAGATGAACTTCCGGTAGATGTAGATCGGGTTTATGATTCCAAATAA
- the tsf gene encoding translation elongation factor Ts — MEIKASDVKALREKTGAGMMECKNALVACEGDFAKAEKYLKEKGLAAVEKRSDRATNEGKVFIKIANNKAVLVELASETDFVARNPDFVALGNKIAEVALEKGYTEPNDELNSMVTDLATKIRENMGLKRLKVVPAANNEYLTSYIHGDGLIGVVVKLAADKSEALQDERVKAFAFDLALHIAAFNPYALDRSKVDPTHLAEQEEIFRKQMEQDEKMKGKPANVVDNILKGKVNKYLAEICLVDQGFVKDEKLSVAKVVEDLGKQVGAKISIADYVYFRVGQ; from the coding sequence GTGGAAATTAAAGCTTCCGATGTAAAGGCCCTGCGCGAAAAAACTGGCGCTGGCATGATGGAATGTAAAAATGCCCTGGTGGCCTGTGAAGGAGACTTTGCAAAGGCAGAAAAATACCTGAAAGAAAAGGGCTTGGCCGCCGTTGAAAAGCGGTCTGACCGGGCAACTAATGAGGGTAAGGTATTTATCAAGATTGCCAATAATAAGGCTGTCCTCGTTGAACTTGCATCTGAAACTGACTTTGTTGCTCGAAATCCCGATTTTGTTGCATTAGGTAATAAAATTGCAGAAGTAGCCCTCGAGAAGGGATATACTGAACCCAACGATGAACTCAACAGCATGGTCACCGATCTGGCTACCAAGATTCGTGAAAACATGGGCCTTAAGCGCCTTAAGGTGGTCCCTGCAGCTAACAATGAATACCTCACCAGCTATATCCATGGTGATGGCTTAATCGGTGTTGTGGTCAAACTGGCCGCTGATAAATCTGAAGCCCTGCAGGATGAACGGGTAAAAGCCTTTGCCTTCGATTTGGCATTGCATATCGCTGCATTTAACCCCTATGCACTGGACCGCAGCAAGGTAGATCCTACACATCTTGCTGAACAGGAAGAAATCTTCCGCAAACAGATGGAACAGGATGAAAAGATGAAGGGCAAACCCGCCAACGTAGTAGATAATATTCTTAAGGGAAAGGTAAATAAATACCTTGCAGAGATCTGTCTCGTTGACCAGGGTTTTGTCAAGGATGAAAAGCTCTCTGTTGCCAAGGTTGTGGAAGATCTCGGAAAACAGGTTGGTGCAAAGATCAGTATCGCCGACTATGTATATTTCCGTGTAGGCCAGTAA
- the frr gene encoding ribosome recycling factor gives MHSALKTSEDRMKKTIASLKDDLASIRTGRASAALFDKIRVDYYGEKSPLNQVANISIPEARLIVIQPWDRAMIGEIEKAIRTSELSLNPSNDGKVIRISIPPLTEERRKELAKQAKNLAEQSRVAVRNIRRDGNEELKKAQKNGELTEDEEAKAETELQNLTDKYIKEINHILEEKEKEIMEV, from the coding sequence ATGCACAGCGCCTTAAAAACCTCTGAAGATCGGATGAAAAAAACCATTGCAAGCCTTAAAGATGATTTGGCCAGTATTCGTACCGGACGGGCCTCTGCCGCACTCTTTGATAAGATCCGGGTCGACTATTATGGTGAAAAATCTCCTTTGAATCAGGTTGCAAATATTTCTATTCCTGAAGCCCGGCTTATTGTGATTCAACCCTGGGATCGGGCCATGATTGGAGAGATTGAAAAAGCCATCCGGACATCCGAATTGTCTCTCAATCCATCCAATGATGGAAAGGTAATCCGTATTTCTATACCACCACTTACGGAAGAGCGACGTAAGGAGCTTGCAAAACAGGCAAAAAACCTTGCAGAACAAAGCAGAGTGGCCGTACGAAATATCCGCCGGGACGGTAACGAAGAGCTCAAAAAGGCTCAGAAAAATGGTGAACTTACGGAAGATGAGGAAGCCAAGGCTGAAACGGAACTTCAGAATCTTACCGATAAATATATCAAAGAAATTAACCATATTCTTGAAGAAAAAGAAAAAGAGATAATGGAAGTCTAA
- the uppS gene encoding polyprenyl diphosphate synthase, with the protein MTNLTIPAHVGIIMDGNGRWAQSRNMARTQGHLEGLKAAKRIVKAASDMGISYLTLYTFSTENWKRTQDEVGFIMGLVKKYLMAEFDFYQENKIRIRFTGNLEGLPQDIAQEVIQVCEKTAHFPGLSVILALNYGGRDEIVRAVKKIIQQGLTPATITEATIYQYLDNPDVPDPDLIIRTASELRSSNFLLWESAYSEFYFSDKLWPDWDMADLENAVQSYQNRKRRFGGITA; encoded by the coding sequence ATGACTAATTTAACGATACCAGCCCATGTGGGCATCATAATGGATGGTAATGGCCGCTGGGCCCAAAGCCGTAATATGGCCCGGACTCAGGGCCACCTGGAAGGCCTTAAGGCTGCAAAACGGATCGTCAAAGCCGCTTCTGATATGGGTATTTCCTATCTCACACTATATACATTTTCTACAGAAAACTGGAAACGCACCCAAGACGAGGTTGGTTTTATTATGGGCTTGGTAAAAAAATACCTTATGGCCGAATTTGATTTTTATCAAGAAAATAAGATTCGGATCCGGTTTACGGGAAACCTTGAGGGACTGCCTCAAGATATTGCCCAGGAAGTCATCCAAGTCTGTGAAAAGACTGCCCATTTTCCAGGTCTTTCTGTCATCCTGGCCCTTAATTATGGCGGACGAGATGAAATAGTACGGGCTGTAAAAAAAATCATCCAACAAGGTTTGACTCCCGCGACCATTACCGAAGCAACAATCTATCAGTATCTTGATAACCCTGATGTTCCGGACCCTGATCTCATTATCAGGACCGCATCAGAGTTACGTTCCAGCAATTTCTTGCTTTGGGAAAGTGCCTATAGTGAATTTTATTTTTCAGATAAGCTATGGCCCGATTGGGATATGGCGGATCTAGAAAATGCAGTTCAAAGTTATCAAAACAGAAAAAGACGGTTCGGTGGTATCACGGCATGA
- a CDS encoding phosphatidate cytidylyltransferase produces MTKLVQRLLIFSLGIPAIVALVAYLPYYNHLAVNLVVTIISALGAVEFSQILAKKHYRLPSWEAALLGSLAPLAMTLSISFNIPGELVPAAFIFGASWLIASRVFSSLQDISQVLDRISTGLSAMIYPGMFMLWIIRMTRLSHATVIILTFLLMVFANDSLAWAVGMLFGKGNRGLIPASPNKSIAGFIGGLAGSLIIGFTAPLLFPTAFTTNHTLPRPLAGIILSICVGVVAIIGDLAESTIKRSGEVKDSGFIIPGRGGILDSVDSIALAAPVFYALYWILF; encoded by the coding sequence ATGACCAAATTAGTTCAACGGCTTCTTATTTTTTCTCTTGGCATTCCAGCGATTGTGGCCCTTGTAGCCTACCTCCCCTATTATAATCATCTTGCTGTAAACCTTGTTGTCACCATTATCAGTGCTCTTGGAGCGGTTGAATTTTCCCAAATCCTTGCAAAAAAACATTACAGACTGCCTTCATGGGAAGCGGCTCTTCTTGGATCCCTCGCACCTCTCGCCATGACCCTCAGTATCAGTTTTAACATTCCCGGCGAATTGGTGCCTGCAGCGTTTATTTTTGGTGCAAGCTGGCTGATTGCCTCAAGGGTTTTTTCTTCATTACAGGACATTTCACAGGTTCTCGACCGGATATCTACCGGCCTTTCAGCTATGATATATCCCGGTATGTTTATGCTCTGGATTATCAGAATGACGAGACTTTCCCACGCAACGGTTATTATTCTCACATTTTTATTAATGGTTTTTGCTAATGATTCCCTTGCATGGGCGGTGGGGATGCTTTTTGGGAAAGGTAACCGAGGTCTTATTCCTGCAAGCCCGAATAAGAGTATCGCTGGCTTTATTGGCGGGTTGGCCGGGTCTTTAATAATTGGTTTTACTGCTCCCCTGCTCTTTCCAACCGCTTTTACTACAAATCATACATTGCCACGCCCCCTTGCAGGTATTATTTTGAGTATTTGTGTTGGAGTTGTTGCAATTATTGGAGACCTGGCTGAATCTACAATAAAACGAAGCGGAGAAGTAAAAGATTCTGGTTTTATTATCCCGGGACGGGGCGGTATTTTAGACTCCGTAGATTCTATCGCCCTAGCAGCACCAGTTTTTTATGCACTGTATTGGATTTTATTTTGA
- the dxr gene encoding 1-deoxy-D-xylulose-5-phosphate reductoisomerase, translated as MKRNIAVLGATGSIGKSTLDVIASYPDDFDVVLLSAHRDIQKLCSLSTIYPNAKLALTDDSVSLKTNNKNISYWGPEGLLEAIRESGAHIVVNGIAGAAGLLPSLAALESGADVALANKETIVMAGPLAFATAKEHHCRILPVDSEHSAVFQLIEAHGSDTLEEIILTASGGPFRQYSKEKLEQVTLNDALAHPTWNMGGKITIDSASLANKGLEVIEAVRLFHVKPEQVKVLVHPQSYIHSLIRLKEGSLYAQMSRPDMRLPIHNALFWPEVRFCQFGRLDLVGQNLTFEQPREDLFPMLPLAYRAVIAGSGYPIAYNAANEEAVAAFINGMIRFTDIGHVVEQVLQNQWNCDELVVQSILEIDTRSRIAARNEIKEYSR; from the coding sequence ATGAAACGTAATATTGCTGTGCTAGGAGCCACCGGCTCTATCGGTAAAAGCACCCTGGATGTGATTGCAAGCTATCCAGATGATTTTGATGTGGTACTACTTTCGGCTCATCGGGACATTCAAAAATTATGTTCACTAAGTACTATCTATCCGAATGCAAAACTCGCACTGACTGATGATTCTGTATCATTAAAAACTAATAATAAAAACATATCCTATTGGGGACCAGAAGGGCTTTTAGAGGCGATTCGTGAGAGCGGTGCCCATATAGTGGTAAATGGTATTGCAGGAGCTGCCGGTTTACTTCCATCTTTAGCCGCCCTTGAATCGGGTGCTGATGTCGCCCTAGCCAATAAAGAAACCATTGTGATGGCAGGGCCTTTAGCCTTTGCAACAGCAAAGGAACATCACTGTCGAATATTGCCGGTAGATTCTGAGCATTCTGCGGTGTTTCAACTTATCGAAGCCCACGGTTCTGATACACTCGAAGAAATTATTCTCACTGCTTCCGGGGGGCCATTCAGACAATACTCGAAAGAAAAATTGGAACAGGTGACCCTTAATGACGCTTTAGCCCATCCAACCTGGAATATGGGGGGAAAAATTACTATAGACTCGGCCAGTCTCGCGAATAAGGGGCTCGAAGTTATAGAGGCAGTCCGATTATTTCATGTTAAACCAGAACAGGTAAAAGTACTTGTTCACCCACAAAGTTATATTCATTCCTTAATTCGACTAAAAGAAGGCTCTCTCTATGCCCAAATGTCACGACCTGATATGCGTCTTCCCATTCACAATGCCCTCTTTTGGCCTGAGGTCCGTTTTTGCCAGTTTGGCAGATTAGATCTTGTAGGTCAAAATTTAACCTTTGAACAGCCACGGGAAGATCTCTTTCCCATGCTGCCCCTTGCCTATCGGGCAGTTATAGCTGGTTCTGGCTATCCTATCGCCTATAATGCAGCTAATGAAGAGGCTGTAGCTGCCTTTATAAATGGTATGATTAGATTTACCGATATAGGACACGTAGTAGAACAGGTTCTGCAAAACCAATGGAACTGCGATGAGCTTGTAGTTCAATCTATTTTGGAAATTGATACTAGATCCAGAATTGCCGCAAGAAATGAAATAAAGGAGTATTCCCGTTGA
- a CDS encoding site-2 protease family protein: MIIKIILGLIGLGVVVFVHELGHFIAARLAGIDVEAFSIGWGRPILSKMIGGVEYRIGIFPVGGYCRMKGEAEFKEALTNNSVIIPREKGTFYGASPLKRILTAVAGPFANALFAVLVLSLVWAIGFDVQTLDNKIVLASEIEGKTFPADAAGLRSGDRIIAINGKKVSNYTEIQEQIAPNPGATLDLLVERDGEQVAIEIKPQLDPDTGAGRIGIYFWTDPIIETVKAGSPAHIAGLLKGDRIISVQDMPLPYSVALYKVLKDRPSVVNIEIERNGEVQKKELILSYDDQGQTNIGLEFKTIKYRAVARSLPDAFVKGTTETWKTLTVSIKSLAVLFKGVNLTKAVSGPVRITYMVGDIAAEGFGQSFGAGFTAIASFLSLISISLCIMNLLPIPALDGGLIILFFIELITRRPLHPKAVYWFQMLGALFIFSLLIFSIFGDILFLFGKK, from the coding sequence TTGATTATAAAAATCATCTTAGGACTCATCGGTCTCGGTGTTGTCGTTTTTGTACATGAATTGGGACACTTTATTGCTGCCCGCCTTGCAGGCATCGATGTTGAAGCCTTTTCTATAGGCTGGGGACGACCAATTTTATCAAAAATGATAGGCGGGGTTGAATACCGAATCGGTATATTTCCCGTAGGCGGTTATTGCCGGATGAAGGGCGAAGCAGAGTTTAAGGAAGCCCTCACCAATAATTCGGTGATAATTCCCCGAGAAAAAGGTACTTTTTATGGCGCTTCTCCACTCAAACGAATCCTGACAGCCGTTGCAGGTCCCTTTGCAAATGCCCTTTTTGCAGTCCTGGTGCTTTCATTAGTGTGGGCTATAGGGTTTGATGTACAAACCCTGGACAATAAAATTGTTCTTGCCTCAGAAATAGAGGGGAAAACCTTTCCTGCCGATGCAGCAGGCTTGCGTTCTGGTGACCGCATAATAGCGATTAATGGGAAAAAAGTCTCAAACTATACGGAAATTCAGGAACAAATTGCACCAAACCCTGGAGCCACATTAGATTTATTAGTGGAACGTGATGGGGAACAAGTTGCCATAGAGATAAAACCTCAGCTTGATCCTGACACAGGAGCAGGTCGGATTGGCATCTATTTCTGGACTGATCCAATTATAGAAACGGTCAAAGCAGGAAGTCCCGCCCACATTGCAGGACTCTTGAAAGGTGATCGTATCATTTCTGTACAGGATATGCCGCTTCCCTATTCAGTTGCCCTCTATAAAGTACTAAAAGATCGACCCTCTGTAGTAAACATTGAAATAGAACGAAATGGTGAAGTACAAAAAAAAGAGCTGATCCTATCCTATGATGACCAGGGCCAAACCAATATTGGTCTTGAATTTAAGACGATTAAATATCGTGCTGTTGCCCGCTCACTTCCAGATGCCTTTGTGAAAGGCACAACAGAAACCTGGAAAACCCTTACGGTCTCGATAAAAAGTCTTGCAGTTCTTTTTAAGGGAGTCAATTTGACAAAAGCCGTATCAGGCCCTGTCCGTATTACCTACATGGTGGGTGATATAGCCGCTGAAGGCTTTGGGCAAAGTTTTGGAGCAGGTTTTACCGCTATTGCAAGTTTTCTTTCACTCATTTCAATTTCACTCTGTATTATGAATTTACTACCCATACCAGCCCTCGATGGAGGACTTATTATCCTGTTCTTTATTGAGCTTATCACCCGTAGACCGCTTCATCCTAAGGCAGTCTATTGGTTTCAAATGCTGGGAGCACTCTTTATTTTTAGTTTGCTTATTTTTTCGATCTTTGGCGATATTCTGTTTTTATTTGGGAAAAAATAG
- a CDS encoding CpXC domain-containing protein, whose translation MKHSITCQCEHRFEVDIPELVNLDEKTKVIEELCNGTFLTIICPSCDTPLKPEFPLIIEWPSHKTRLQVLPEFDRGAFYTNKVQAAPHTEIVIGYPEAADRIMVLREGLDPIIIEALKYYLLLKADEMNPEAEATAWFAGKNRETLEFHVHGLRNEEVAVSNIPFTVYTKTSEEYHRNPDIEPFKSLRFGPYVSVQNLLRPELE comes from the coding sequence ATGAAACATTCTATAACCTGTCAATGTGAACACCGTTTTGAAGTAGACATTCCAGAACTCGTTAATCTTGATGAAAAAACCAAGGTGATCGAAGAGCTTTGTAATGGAACCTTTTTAACGATTATCTGTCCCTCCTGTGATACCCCTTTAAAGCCTGAATTTCCCCTTATCATTGAGTGGCCAAGCCATAAGACACGACTTCAGGTTCTACCTGAATTTGATCGTGGTGCCTTTTATACTAACAAGGTACAAGCTGCACCCCATACCGAGATTGTCATAGGATACCCAGAAGCAGCGGATCGTATTATGGTACTTAGAGAAGGACTCGATCCAATCATTATCGAGGCACTAAAATATTACCTGCTCCTTAAAGCTGATGAAATGAACCCTGAAGCCGAAGCTACTGCGTGGTTTGCAGGAAAAAACAGAGAAACCTTAGAATTCCATGTACATGGATTACGAAATGAGGAAGTTGCTGTAAGTAACATTCCCTTTACGGTCTATACAAAAACTTCAGAGGAATATCATCGCAATCCTGACATAGAACCTTTTAAATCATTACGATTCGGACCTTATGTTTCAGTACAAAACCTTTTGCGGCCTGAACTAGAATAA
- a CDS encoding late competence development ComFB family protein, with protein MAFKDNYDFDQLVNEAERLVIDELEKQVLSYPEPLCLCEDCVLDMATFALNSVKPLYRVSLLGSMYAAHAMDEASYAESVKNAVASAIAKVKAHPSHD; from the coding sequence ATGGCTTTTAAGGATAATTACGATTTTGATCAGCTTGTGAATGAAGCGGAGCGGCTTGTTATAGATGAGCTTGAAAAGCAAGTTTTAAGTTATCCTGAGCCGCTGTGCCTTTGTGAAGATTGTGTTCTTGATATGGCAACCTTTGCACTTAATTCTGTTAAGCCTTTGTACCGGGTTTCATTATTGGGAAGTATGTATGCAGCCCATGCAATGGATGAAGCATCCTATGCTGAAAGTGTTAAAAACGCTGTAGCTTCCGCAATAGCAAAAGTAAAGGCTCATCCGTCCCATGATTAA